TGCGTATCGGGCACGCTGAGGATCCAGCCGAGATGGCTGTGGAGCGGCGGCTCCGCGACCTCCTTGGCGTGCGCGGTGCGGGCCTCGCGGAAAAGGTCCTTCAAGGTATCGATCACGAGCGTGGCGGGAATGGATTCGGGCATCGCGCCTCCTGGGCCGGTGAAAACCGCCCCTTTATACCACGTGGTCAGGGCCTCGCGGCCGGCCGTTCACCCGACGCGGCTGGTATACTCCAGCACCTGGCGCCCCGTCCACATGACATAGCGCTCGCGGTGATGCTGCGGGTCCCCGGACGCGAGCCGGTCAAGAGCCGGCTGCATGCCTTGCTGGGCCTCGAGGCGGCGACGCTGCTCTACCGCTGCTTCGTGCTCGATACCCTCGACACGGCGGGCCGGGTGCCGGGCGTCGAGGTCATCGCGGCCTTCTCGCCGGTGACGGCAGCGGCGGCGATGGCGGGGCTCGCGCCGGGCATGCGCCGGCTCGCCCAGCGCGGCGACGATCTGGGCGCGCGCATGGCGAACCTCGTGACGGATCTGCTCGAGGCGGGCCATGCCGCCGCGCTGGTCACCGGGAGTGATCTGCCCACACTGCCGGCCGCGCGCTTCGCCGAGGCGGCGCGCGTGCTCGCGGGGGGCGGCGCCGACGTGGTGTTGGGGCCGGCCGAGGACGGCGGCTACTACCTGATCGGGCTGGCGCGGCCCGCGCCGGCGCTCTTCGCCGACATGCGCTGGACCGCGCCCGACGTGCTCGCGGTTACGTGCGAGCGCGCCCAGCGGCTCGGGCTTCGCGTGCATCGACTCCCGCCCTGGTACGACGTGGACACCGCCGCGGACCTTCTCCGCCTGCGCGACGATCTCGCGAGCGTCGCCGCGCCGCCGGCGGCCGGCACCGCCGCCTGGCGCACGCGCCGCTGGCTCGCCGCCTTTCCCGGCTAGCGCGTCAGCCGCCGCCGCGCGCAAGCAGCGCGAGGAGCCGGCCCACCGGCTCGCCGAGTGGCGCCGCCGCCGCGCTCGCCTCCCAGCGTCGCTGCTGCTCGTCCGCGGGCAGCGCGGCGAGCCGCGCCTCCGCGCGGCGGCGGAGCTCCGGAGCGAGCAGCCGCGCGACCTCGAGCGCCAGCGCGCCCGCGCGCTCGCCGCGCGCGACCCCGGGAGGCGCCTCGCCGATCCACGCGAGGCCCACGTCGAGCAGCTGGCGGCGCACGCGCGCGGTCCCGCCGTTCACGCGGATTAGATCGCCGGGCACCGCGCCCCACTCGAGCGCCAGCTCGCCCAGCGTCTCGCCGATGGCGTCGCCGAGCACGGGCGCGCTCTCGCGCGCCACGAGGGCGGCGAGGGCGGGGCGCCACACGGGGGCGAGGGGCGCCGGCGCCCGCGCATCGTCGCGAGGCGCGGGGCGGGCGAGCACCTCGCCATCGGGGGCGAGCACGGCCCGATCCTCGAGCGCGCGGCCGAGCGCCCACAGCGAGCAGACGCGTCGCTCGCCCTCGGCGCGGATCATGCGCGGCTCGCGGCGCCCGAGGCCCTGCCAGTCCGGCCGATAGAACGCGATCCCGTCGAGCACGACCTTGTCCAGCTCCTGGCGGAGCTGCGCGCAGACGCCGTCGGCGACCCAGTGGCGCTCGTGGGGCGCCGGCAGCCAGTCCAGCCCCTCCTCGGAGATGAAGCGATCGAGCGGATCCGCAGCCTCCGGGTCGTGGCGGAAGCACTCGAGCAGCGCGGTGAAGAGCGACTCGCTCGGATACGGCCCGCGGTAGCGCACCCGGGCCAATCCCTGATCCTTCATGAGTCCGGCGAGCAGGTTGAGCACGGCGGTGCCGGCGCCGGGCGGCAGGCGCGACGGCGCGGCCAGCGGCGGGATCCACTCGAGCCGGGCCCAGTCCACCGACTGGAAGACGGTCAGCGGCGCGCGCGGCGTCCACGCCGCGTCGCTCTCGAGGAGCCACAGCGCATCGGAGACGCCCCACGCTGCGGGGGCGCCCGCCTCCGGCTCGACGCCGATCCAATCGCCGTGCGCGCTGCGGACCTTGGCCCATGCGAGCCCGCCGTCGTCGCGCCATCGATAGGCGGCGGTCAGGTGGCCGCGCCGGTCCAGCTCGACCAGACGGCGACGCGGCGTCACCGCGGTGTAGCCGACGAGCGAGCCGTGGCGGCCCGCGCTCAGGGGCGGGTCGGCGCTGTCGAGCGCGCGCCGCAGCGCGCCGAAGCGCTCGGGATCGTGAGCGGCGACCTCGGGGCGCTCGAGCGCCTCGGCCATCCGCTCCACGCGCGCACGGTCCATCGCGTCCCCGATGTTACAATGCGTCTCGATATGGGTGCCGCCGAGCTGGCCTGGCTATCCGCGCTCGAGCTCGCGCGGCGGATCCGCGGCAAGGAGATCTCGCCGGTCGAGGTGATGGAGGCGCTGCTCGACCGCGTCGCCGCCGTCAATCCCGCCATCAACGCCTACTGCACGCTCGCCGCCGAGGAGGCGCGTGACGCCGCCACCGCCGCCGAGGTGGCCATCCTCTCGGGTGAGGCCCTCGGCCCGCTCCACGGCGTCCCGGTGTCGGTGAAGGACCTGATCTTCACGCGCCGTCTCCGCACCACCGCGGGCTCCCGGCTCCTCGCTGATCACGTGCCGGAGGAGGACGCGGTCGCGGTGGAACGTCTACGCGGAGCGGGCGCCATCATCGTCGGCAAGACCAACACGCCGGAGTTCGGGTTCAAGGGCGTCACCGACAACCTGCTCTTCGGCGTCACGCGCAACCCGTGGGATCTCGCGCGCACGCCCGGTGGCTCGAGCGGCGGCGCGGCGGCCGCGGTCGCCGCCGGGCTCGGCCCTCTCGCGCTCGGCACCGACGGGGGCGGGTCGATCCGCATCCCCGCCTCGTTCTGCGGGATCTACGGCCTCAAGCCCTCGTTCGGCCGCGTGCCGTCGGGTCCTGGCCTGCCCGGTTGGGAAACGCTCTCGCATACCGGACCGCTTACGCGCACGGTGCGCGATGCCGCGCTCATGCTGGACGTCCTCGCGGGGCCCGACGATCGCGACCGCCACTCGCTTCCCGCAGTGGAGGGGCCGCCGTTCCTGGCCGCGTGCGACGACGGCATCGCGGGCCTGTCCGTCGCCTGGTCCGCCGACCTCGGCCACGGGCGCGTGGAGCCCGAGGTCGCCGACCTCTGCGCGGAGGCGGCGGTGCGCTTCGAGTCCCTGGGCTGCCACGTCGAGGTGGTCGTGCCCACCTGGGACGATCCCGAGCCCATCTATCGAACCCTCGCCGCCGGAGAGGCGTTCGCCGCCTATCGCGACCGGCTGGACGCGGGCGAGCAGCTGCTCGACCCCGCGTTCGTCGAGCTCCTGCGCTTCGGCGAGGCCATCACCGCCGAGCAATACCTCGGCGCGGTGCTCGCGCGGCGCGAGTTCTGGGGCGAGGTGCAGCGATTCCTCGCGCGCTTCGACCTGCTGATCATGCCCACCGTGGCGGTGGCGCCGTTCGCGGTCGACGCCCTGCCCATTCAGGAGATCGACGGGACTCCCGTGTCGCGGCTCGGCTGGACGCCCTTCACGTATCCGTTCAACCTGACCGGACAGCCGGCGGCGAGCGTACCCGCCGGGGTGACCGCCTCGGGGCTACCCGTGGGCCTGCAGATCGTGGGACGGCGCCACGCCGACCGCACGGTGCTGGCCGCCTCGGCGGCCTGGGAAGCCGCGGCCCCCTGGCACGCGCGCCGGCCGGGCCTGAGCTAAGCCTGCTCCAGCACGTCTTGCTGGTGGGAGTCGGAGGCGCGATCGGATCGGTCCTGCGCTTCCTCACCTCGCTCGCGGCGGCTCAGTGGCTCGGCGCGGACTTTCCGTACGGGACGCTCATCGTGAACCTGGTGGGATCCTTCGTCATCGGCTTCGTCCAGGAGATCGGCGGGGAGGCGCTGATGATCCCCGACGACATGCGGCTCTTCATCACCACGGGCATGATGGGCGGCCTCACGACCTACTCGACCTTCAGTTACGAGACGGTCCGGCTGATGGAGACGCACGCGTGGACCGGGGCCTGGATCAATGTCGTCATCACCACCGCGTGTGCCCTGGGCCTGTGCTTTCTCGGCATCGCCGCCGGCCGTCTCGTGATCGGGCTGCGGGGGTGATCCATGCGGAAGCTCGACGGAGAGCAGGTGCTGATGCGAATCTTCATCGGTGAGAGCGACAAGTGGGAGCGCCGGCCGCTCTACGTGGCGCTCGTGGAGCTGTTTCGCGCGAAGGGCCTGGCCGGCGCCACCGTGCTCCGTGGGGTCGCCGGGTTCGGCCCGAGCTCGATCCTGCACACCGCCGGCGTTCTGAAGCTCTCGGCGGACCTGCCGCTGATCATCGAGGTCGTCGACTCCCAGGAGCATCTGGACGCCATCCTGCCCGAGGTCGACCGGATGATGAGCGGAGGGCTCATCACGATGGAGAAGGTGCGCGTCCTCCGCTACGCACCCTGACCGTCAGGTCAGGGAAGGCGGGGTCGGGCTGGGCGCGTAGCGGATGACCCGCGCACGCTCGGTCATCACGACGCCTCCGTCACCCATCAGCGCGTCGACCTTGGGAAGGACGCGGTCGATTCGCTCCGGCGTGTCGACGACCTCGAGCACGATGGGAAGTCCCTGAGCGGTCACCTCGAGGACGAGGTTGTGGATGCGGCGATCATGGCCGTAGCCCGCGACCCCCTTGAGTACCGTCGTGCCCGCGAGCCCCTCGCTGCGCAGTATCTCGAGCAGGCGGCGAAAGAGCGGCTGGCGGTCGTGGGTTCGCGACTCGCTCAGGATGATGCGCAGCAGGACCTGCTCGCCCTCGATGCCCCGCATGACGCTCCCTCCCACCACATTGCTAGGGATAAGCCGCCGGACTCGATACCCTTGAGGGGAGTGACGCCATCCCCAATTCTACGCGTCGAGGCCCCGACCGCTCAAGGAGGGGCGAGGAGATCGTGCCGATGAGATGGCTCGTCCTGGCCTGTGCCCTTGCCGTCGCGCTGGAATCGCCGGCCTTCGCCCAGCCCGTGGCTTCGCCCGCCTATACGGTGGGCGACTCGTGGGCGTACACCGACGGCCGCCAGATCGCGGTGGTGAAGGTGGAGGACGGCGCGCCGATCATGGCGGGCCCGCTCGCGGTCTGTCCCACCTGTCTCGTCCACTACGATCGCAACCTCGCCATCCGGAAGGTCACCGACGCCGCCGGCAAGGCGGTGGAGGCTGCCAAGATCGACTTCCTCGCCCTCGGCCCCGAGTGGAAGTTCTACGCCTTTCCGCTCGAGGTGAAGAAGACGTGGAGCTTCTCGGCGGAGGGCCTGATCCGCGGTAAGCCCCAGCGTTACGACGTCGGCGTGGTGGTGGCCGCGCTCGAAGACGTGCAGACGAAGGCGGGAAGCTTCAAGGCGTTCAAGATGGAGCGGACCTGGACGGGCACCCAGGCCGGGCAGCCTTTCAAGTTCACCGATGTCGTGTGGTTCGCGCCCAGCGCGAAGTTCCCCGTCAAGTTCCAGTCGAGCCGCGCCGGCGTGAAGCCGGGCGAGCTGACCGCCTACAAGGTCAAGTAGCGGAGGGGCCGGCGGCGGTCAGGCCTTGGGCGGCGCGGGCGGGGCCTGGGGCGGCAGCGTCCACTCCGGGCGGCCGCGTAGCTTGTTGAGGACCTCGCCCATGAACTGGGACAGGGCGGCGGCAATGTCCTCGCGGTCCTTCATGCAGCGGGCATTGTCGGTCCGAAGCCGGGCGACGCCTTCCCGGAGGCGCTCGGTCTCCTGCTCCGTGGCCTGGATCTGAGCCCGCAGGCGCTCGGTGTCCCGCTCGGCGGTGAGCGCGATCCCGTGCAGGCGCGCAAACTCGTCCAGCACCGTGGTGAGGACCTTGACGTTGGCGTCGCCCTCGACCAGCCACTGGATCGCCTGCTCGCGAAGGGTGCTATCCCGTCGGCTCACGGTCTCCATCGCGTTCCCCCTGGCACCGCTCTGGCGCGGCAGGCCGTCCCGGGCCCTACCTCGCCGATTGCGCAAGCCTAGCCCCACCAACCCGGCCGGTCAATTGACATTTCCAATGGCCTGTCGGAGTATCCGTCTGCGGACTCCGATCTGCGAGCCCGCGCGCAAACACCCATGACCGTGAAACAATTCGACGCCATCGTGGTCGGAGGGAGCTTCGCCGGCCTCGGAGTCGCGCGCCAGCTTCAGGGGGAGGTCCTGATCCTCGATCGCAACGAGATCGGGGCCGTCCAGACCTCGGCTTGCGGCACGCCGCTCTGGGTGCCGGAGTCGCTCGGGGTCCGGACCAGCGTGCTCCAGATCCACGATCGCCTCACGGTTCGCACCCCTCAGAGCAGCGTCACCTACGATCTCTCCGAGGTGCCGTTCTGCACCTTCGACTACAAAGCCTTCTGCTTGGGGCTGCTGGCCCAGTGCCGCGCCCGCTTCCTGCGCGCCACGGTGACCGGGATCGAGGAGGGGGCGGTGGTGACGTCGGAGGGCCGCTTTCGCGCGCCCATCATCGTGGATGCCTCGGGCTGGCGCGGCACGCTCGTCAATGGCCGGCGCCGGGCCGCATCCCGGCGCGGTTACTCGTTCGGCCTCGAGACGCGCGCGCGGCTCACCGATGAGGGGCTGTCCTTCTGGCTCGACAAGCGGCTGATCCGCCGCGGGCTCGGCTGGGTGTTCCCGGTGGGCGGCGCGAGCCTCATCGGGCTCGGGTCGTACTCCGGCGCCTCCAAGCTCAAGCCGGCCCTGGATCGATTCCTCTCCGAGGTCGGCGCCGAGGCCACCACGTATCACGGCACGTACTTCCCCAATCGGCTCCTGCGTCCGACGGTGGGCCGGCTCTTTGCGGTGGGTGATGCCGCCGGGCAGTGCATGCCCTTCACCGCGGAGGGGATTCGCCCGGCTCTCTATTTCGGCGGGGAGTGCGGGAAGCTCGTCCAGGAGGTCATCGCGGGGCGACTGAGCCTGGGCGAGGCGCTGGATCGCTACCGCCGCCGCGTCGAGGGCTATCGCCGCGCGTACCGGGTGCTGTGGCTCGCGCAGCTCTTCGCCGCGCACGCCCCGACACGCTGGTTCGCCGCCTTCACCCGTCTCGCCGCCCGCGACCCTTTGCTCCCGCGCTGGTGGCCGCGCTACGGCTGGTTCGGGCGCTTCGAGGCCGCCGCGGTTCCCGCTCCATGAGGGCCCCCGTGCAACGATGCTCGGGCCGGCCGTGAGGCGATGGGCGAGCTGATCGGGCGGTATCGGTGGCCGATCCTGATCGGGGCGTCCGCGCTGTTCCTCGGCGTGTGCGTGTGGTTCATCATGTCGGAGTCGTCGGGCTGGGCCTATGTCGTCCGGCTGTACGAGGACAAGCGCTTCCTCAAGCAGACCCTCCGGGAGTGGGGCATCCTCGCCCCCATCTTCTTCATCCTGCTGCAGGCGCTCCAGGTCGTGGTCTCGCCGATCCCCGGCGAGGCCACCGGCTTTCTCGGCGGCTTCCTCTTCGGCGTCTGGGGCGGCTTCATTTACTCGACGATCGGGCTCACGCTGGGCTCGGTCGCGGCCTTCGCGGTGGGACGCTGGCTGGGCGCCCGCTTCGTGCAGCGCATGATCAGCCAGGAGACGTGGGACCGGCTCGGATTCATCGTGGAGGCGGAGGGGGCCATCCTCTGCTTCATCATCTTCCTGATCCCGGGGTTGCCGAAGGACATCGTCTGCTACCTCTTCGGGATCAGCCCGATGCCGATCTGGGTGTTCGCGGTGGTGTCCGGGCTCGGCCGGATGCCCGGCACCTGGATTCTCTCCGCGCAGGGCGCGCATACGGCCACCGGGCAATACATTCACGTGGTGCTGATCTCCGCCATCGCCATCGCGGTGGCGCTGCCGCTCTACTACTACCGCAAGCGGATCGTCGCGTGGGCGCAGCGCCGCAACCACCGGGAGGGGGCTTGACACCGGCGCCGCCGCATTCGTATCATCACGGACACTTTCCAGGAAAGGAGGCGGGCCGATGACGGGAACGGGAATCGGGAGCGTGCAGGGCTGGCGCCACTCCTTTTACTTTCCCCCGGTCCGCCTGCCGGCTCCCCTGAGCTAGTCTCCAGGAGCCACGGGCGGACGGATCGCCGGCCCGTGGCGAACCAGTCGAGCCCAACGCCGCGGCCAGCACCGCCCGCGGCGTTTTTGTTTGTGAAAATGGGCCGACGCGCGGAACGGAGGGCGCCATGATCATCGTGCTCAAGTCGGGGATCTCGGAGGCGGAAGTCGACGCGGTCTGTCGCCGTATCGAGGAGCTCGGGTACCGGCCCCACACCATTCGCGGCGAGTTCAAGACCGTGATCGGTGCGGTGGGGGAGGAGCGTGGGAAGGCGGATCTGCGGATCCTGGAAGCGATGGAGACGGTCGAGTCGGTGGTACCGATCCAGCAGCCGTTCAAGCTGGCGAGCCGCGAGATCCGGCCGGAGCCCAGCGAGGTGCGGGTCAACGGGGTGGTCATCGGGGCCAAGCCGGTGGTGGTGATGGCGGGGCCATGCTCGGTGGAGTCGGAGTCCCAGGTGCTCGAGGTGGCGGACGCCGTGAAGGACGCCGGCGCCCGGATCCTTCGCGGCGGCGCGTACAAGCCGCGCACGTCGCCGTACGCGTTCCAGGGGCTCAAGGAGCAGGGCCTGAAGTACCTCGCGGAGGCCCGCAAGCGCACCGGGCTTCCCGTCGTCACCGAGGTGCTCGAGACGGAGAGCGCCGAGCTGGTCGCCGAGTACTCTGACATCCTCCAGGTCGGCGCCCGCAACATCCAGAACTTCACGCTGCTCCGCCGGGTGGGCGAGCTGGGCAAGCCCGTGCTGCTCAAGCGAGGCATGGCCACCAGCATCCAGGAGTTCCTCCTCTCCGCCGAGTACATCCTCGCCGCGGGCAACCCTCGCGTGATCCTCTGCGAGCGAGGGATTCGTACCTTCGAGACCTCCACGCGCTTCACCCTCGACCTCAATGCGGTGCCGGTGCTCAAGAAGCTCTCGCACCTGCCGGTGGTCGTGGATCCCTCGCACGGCACCGGCCACTGGGATCTGGTCGCGCCGATGGCGAAGGGCGCGGTGGCGTGCGGCGCGGACGGGCTCATCATCGAGGTGCATCCCCGGCCCGAGGAAGCCCTCTCCGATGGGCCGCAGTCCCTCAAGCCGTCGAAGTTCGCGCAGCTCATGCGCGAGCTCCGGCCGGTCGCGGAGGCCGTCGGCCGCAGCCTCTGATCCGTACGACCGGCATGGCATAATCGGAGGACCATGCGAACGGGGCTGCCGAGGCGTCGGGATCGGCGTTTGCGCGGCCGGCGGGGGTTCTTCGTCGCCGTCGCCTGCTCGATCCTGTTCCATGTCCTCCTCGCCGCGCTGGTCCTGCTGGGCGGTGTCTGGAGCGAGCAAAAGCACGCGAAGAAGGGGGAGCCCCTCTTCGTGGACATCGCGCCGGACAAGCCGGAGGAGAAGGCCCCCGCGGGCAATCCGTCGCGCCCGCCCGGCACGGTGGCCAGTCGGCCGTCGCCGCCGCCGGCGCCGAAGGCGCCCGAGGCCAGGGTCCGGGTGGCGGAGGCGCCGCGGCCCGCCCCCAAACCGGCCCCCAGCCCGCCCGCGCCCGCCGCGCCGAAGCCGCCCGAGCAGGTCGCGAAGGCCGCGCCGCCCGAGCCGCCCGCGCCCAAGGCGCCGCCCGAGCCGGCGCCCGCGCCGAAGCCGGCGGAGACGCCGCCACCCACGACGCCCACGCCGCAGGCCACGCCGGCTCCCAAGGAGCCGCATGGTCCCGCCGAGAATCGCGTCGCCACTCCGTCGCCGCCGGCGCCCCAAGGCCCGACGACCGCGCGGAGCAGCGGCGGCATTGATCTGCCCGCCGCGATGCTGCGCCGCCCGCCCGGGCAGGGGGGCGGCGGCCTTCGCGACGGGCGCGGCGGCGTCGAGGGGGAGCCGGTCCCGCTCGACACGCCGGACCCGAAGTACCAGGACTACTTCCGCATCCTGCGCGAGCGGATCCAGGCCAAGTGGAGCTATCCGCGGGAGGCGGGGGACCGGGGCATCGGCGGCGCGCTCCTAATCGAGTTCCACATCGCCAAGGACGGCCGCCTCGCCTATCTGGAGGTCCGCCGTTCCTCCGGAGTCGAGATCCTCGACGAGTACGCGGTGAACGCGATCAAGCTCGCTCAGCCCTTTCCCCCGGTGCCGGACAACCTCGCCAAGCAGGTCCTCGCCATCAACGGGAACTTCGTCTACCAGATCGTCGAGAACTCCCTCGTCAAGCAGTTCACCCGGTAGGAAGCCGAGGGCGGGAAAGCCCCGCCGCGAGGGGCCGCCCCGACGGGGGCTCGCTTGACAGTGCTGTCGCGTATCCTGTAGCATGGCAATGCTTTTTGGGGGACGGGGCAGGCTCGTAGCTCAGTGGGAGAGCGCTACCTTGACACGGTAGAGGTCGGCGGTTCGAAACCGCCCGAGCCTACCACTCGATCTCGTCAGTCAGGAGTGCCTATCCGGGACGGAGCAGCGCACGCGGAAACGAGCGGGAGCGAGCATCACCGGGCGGGGTCCCAGTGATGCTTTTTTGTTCTACGTGGCGGGTCCGATGCCGAGGAATCGATGGCTGAGTCCGAAGAAGACCGACATCTGAAGCTGGCCGGGGAGTTCGACTGCGTCCCCGAGCCCCTGCCCACCCTCCGCCACTCCACGTCCCACGTGATGGCGCAGGCGGTCAAGCAGCTCTTCCCCGACGTGCGGGTCGCCATCGGCCCCGCTATCGAGGACGGCTTCTACTACGACTTTGCCAAGGCCACACCCTTCACGCCGGAAGACCTCGAGAAGATCGAGGGGCGGATGAAGGACATCGTCAAGAAGGATCTGCCCTTCATCAGAGAGGAATGGCCTCGCGAGCAGGCCATCCGCTGGTTCGAGGAGCACGGCGAGCCCTTCAAGGTCGAGATCCTGCGTGGGCTCGACGTGCCCACGGTGTCGGTCTACAAGCAGGGCGACTTTCTTGATCTCTGCCGCGGGCCGCACGTGGGGTCCACGGGCGCGATCAAGGCCTTCAAGCTCCTCTCGTCCTCGGGCGCGTACTGGCGCGGAGACGAGAAGAACCCGATGCTCCAGCGCATCTACGGGACGGCGTGGCTCACCCGGGAGGAGCTCGACAAGCACCTCTGGCGGCTCGAGGAGGCGAAGAAGCGCGACCACCGGAAGCTCGGCCGCGAGCTCGGGCTCTTCGAGTTCCACGACGTGGCGCCGGGCGCGCCGTTCTGGCTTCCCGGCGGCATGGTGCTCGTGCGCGAGCTCGAGCGGATGGCGCGCGAGTCGCTGGACACGCGGGGCTACCAGGAGATCGCCACGCCCATCGTGGTGAACAAGAAGCTCTGGGAGCAGTCGGGGCACTGGGCCCACTACCAGGAGAACATGTTCATCCTCGACGTCGAGGGCGAAACATACAGCCTCAAGCCCATGAACTGCCCGGAGTCGTCCTACGTCTACAAGCGCTCGCTGCGCTCGTATCGGGACCTCCCCATCCGCTACTCCGAGATGGGGCGCTGCCACCGCAACGAGCGCTCGGGCACGCTGTCCGGGCTGGTGCGGGTGCGCCAGTTCACGCAGGACGACGCCCACATCTACTGCCGGCCCGATCAGCTCCAGGCGGAGATCACGGATCTCCTCGAGCTGGTCCGCGAGTGGTACGCCACGTTCGGGCTGCCGCCCTCGTACCGGCTGGCCACCCGGGCGCCCGACAAGCTCGGCACGGAGCAGCAGTGGGATGCGGCGGAGGACGCGCTCCACCAGGCGCTCCGGGCCAACGCGGTCGCCTACGACCTCGACAAGGGCGGGGCGGCCTTCTACGGGCCCAAGATCGACATCGACGTGGAGGACGCGCTGGGCCGCCAGTGGCAGCTCGCCACCATCCAGGTCGATCTCACGATGCTGCCCGAGCGCATGCAGTGCGAGTTCATCGACACCGACGGCCAGCCCAAGCGGCCGGTGGTGGTGCACCGCGCGATCTTCGGCTCATACGAGCGCTTCGTGGCCATCCTCACCGAGCACTTCGCCGGCGCGTTCCCCACGTGGCTCGCCCCCGTGCAGGCGCGCGTGCTGCCCATCAGCGAGAAGCACGCCGAGTACGGGCGCGCGGTGCACGCACGCCTGCGCCAGGCGCGCATCCGCGCCGAGCTGGACGACCGCAACGAGAAGCTGGGATACCGCGTGCGCGAGGCCCAGGTGCAGAAGGTGCCGTACGTGCTGGTGGTCGGCGAGCGCGAGGCCCAGAACGGCACCGCGAGTGTCCGCGTCCGCGGCGGCGCCGACCTCGGCGCCCTGCCCGTCGACCGCGTGCTTGCCGAGCTCGCCGCGGAGATCGCCAGTCGGTCCGCCACTCTCACCGTGGGGCAGTCGGCATGAGCCGCGCCCCCAAGGAGCCGCGCGATACAGCCTAAAGACATTCGCATCAACGAGGGGATTCGGGTTCGGGAGGTGCGGGTGGTGAGCGACACCGGGGAGCAGCTGGGGATCTTGCCGATCGCCCAGGCCCTGGAGCTGGCGAAGCAGCGCGACATGGATCTGGTCGAGGTGGCGGCGGAGGCGGTCCCGCCCGTGTGCCGGATCATGGACTTCGGCAAGTACAAGTACACGCAGGCGCGGAGGCAGAAGGAAGCGCGCAAGAAGCAGACGACGATTCTCGTGAAGGAAGTGAAGCTCGGCCCCAAGACGGACACGCACGATTTCGACTTCAAGGCCAAGCACGTGCGCCGGTTCATCGAGGAAGGCAACAAGGCCAAGGTCACCGTGCGGTTCAAGGGGCGTGAGATGGCGCATACGGAGCTCGGCTGGAAGATGCTGAACCGGATGCAGGAGCTGATGTCGGACCTGGCGGTGGTGGAGAGCCACCCGCGGATGGAGGGGCGCATGCTCAGCATGATCCTCTCGCCGAAAGCGCACTGAGGGACAGGACCATGCCGAAGATGAAGACGAAGCGGGCGGCGCGCAAGCGCCTCAAGGTCACGGGCACCGGTAAGCTGATGCGGCGCCGGGGGCTGAAGCGGCACATGCTGGAGCACAAGAGCCCGAAGCGCCGGCGCCACCTCGGCAAGTCGGCGCCGGTCAGCCCGGCGGACCACGACCGGATCAGGGCGCTCGTACCCTACCTGTAGGAGAGGAGCCACACGATGCCACGGGCCAAGGGCGGGTCGAAGACCCGCCAGCGCAGGAAGAAGATTCTCAAGCAGGCGAAGGGCTACTTCGGCGGGCGGCGGCGTCTCTACCGCACGGCGGCGGAGACGGTGCTGCGCGCGGGCGCCTTCGCCTACAGGGGGCGCAAGCA
This window of the Candidatus Methylomirabilota bacterium genome carries:
- the thrS gene encoding threonine--tRNA ligase encodes the protein MAESEEDRHLKLAGEFDCVPEPLPTLRHSTSHVMAQAVKQLFPDVRVAIGPAIEDGFYYDFAKATPFTPEDLEKIEGRMKDIVKKDLPFIREEWPREQAIRWFEEHGEPFKVEILRGLDVPTVSVYKQGDFLDLCRGPHVGSTGAIKAFKLLSSSGAYWRGDEKNPMLQRIYGTAWLTREELDKHLWRLEEAKKRDHRKLGRELGLFEFHDVAPGAPFWLPGGMVLVRELERMARESLDTRGYQEIATPIVVNKKLWEQSGHWAHYQENMFILDVEGETYSLKPMNCPESSYVYKRSLRSYRDLPIRYSEMGRCHRNERSGTLSGLVRVRQFTQDDAHIYCRPDQLQAEITDLLELVREWYATFGLPPSYRLATRAPDKLGTEQQWDAAEDALHQALRANAVAYDLDKGGAAFYGPKIDIDVEDALGRQWQLATIQVDLTMLPERMQCEFIDTDGQPKRPVVVHRAIFGSYERFVAILTEHFAGAFPTWLAPVQARVLPISEKHAEYGRAVHARLRQARIRAELDDRNEKLGYRVREAQVQKVPYVLVVGEREAQNGTASVRVRGGADLGALPVDRVLAELAAEIASRSATLTVGQSA
- the infC gene encoding translation initiation factor IF-3, which produces MQPKDIRINEGIRVREVRVVSDTGEQLGILPIAQALELAKQRDMDLVEVAAEAVPPVCRIMDFGKYKYTQARRQKEARKKQTTILVKEVKLGPKTDTHDFDFKAKHVRRFIEEGNKAKVTVRFKGREMAHTELGWKMLNRMQELMSDLAVVESHPRMEGRMLSMILSPKAH
- the rpmI gene encoding 50S ribosomal protein L35, which gives rise to MPKMKTKRAARKRLKVTGTGKLMRRRGLKRHMLEHKSPKRRRHLGKSAPVSPADHDRIRALVPYL